The Borreliella andersonii genome has a segment encoding these proteins:
- a CDS encoding LptF/LptG family permease: protein MKILKNSYESYIITEFFKYFLITFLFFFFVFFINQILFFMRILLQNYVPFFKAFIFIIYSLPMVIALSPPFASLISVILTIHKFKLHNEILAFRSIGISIFDLLVPFFKLGIVIVFISFISNDILLPLGSIGRLKIFNEIKEEVPHLVLKPYSSKQYGDLIFVSGEKSENGYKNVTFFDNTGLKGFDRIFMAKNLDIRKENFQVYFILNDVLSIALTDSESGFYDYFYADKMKYSIDQVTFSDNFLLNYVTPSQISMRDVIKLIKKQNNLIADSNIKNNLEGDLLSLNFSNLYLNYLYNQGYYVDESYVFENLNYMYNLNLNFKPYQDRSMKQNLALFNLEFYQKISLPFSVLFFIFLAFSMGMYSNRKYSIILELVISIIICVFYWVMFIGGKVYTVQYAPNPVIVTILPNLILIIAGAILFLRLLKK, encoded by the coding sequence ATGAAAATATTAAAAAACAGTTATGAGTCATACATAATTACTGAATTTTTTAAATATTTTTTAATTACATTTTTATTTTTCTTTTTTGTATTTTTTATAAATCAAATTTTATTCTTTATGAGAATACTTCTTCAAAATTATGTTCCCTTTTTTAAGGCTTTTATTTTTATTATATATTCTCTTCCTATGGTTATTGCGCTTTCTCCCCCTTTTGCTTCTTTGATTTCAGTAATTCTTACTATTCATAAATTCAAGCTTCACAATGAAATTTTAGCTTTTCGTTCAATTGGCATATCAATTTTTGATTTACTTGTCCCATTTTTTAAGTTGGGAATAGTTATTGTTTTTATATCTTTTATATCTAATGATATTTTACTTCCGCTTGGATCTATTGGCAGGTTAAAAATTTTTAATGAAATAAAAGAAGAAGTTCCTCATTTGGTATTAAAGCCTTATTCAAGCAAGCAGTATGGAGATTTGATTTTTGTTTCTGGTGAGAAATCGGAAAATGGTTATAAAAATGTAACGTTTTTTGATAACACTGGGCTTAAGGGTTTTGATAGAATATTTATGGCAAAAAATCTTGATATTAGAAAAGAAAATTTTCAAGTGTATTTTATTTTAAATGATGTTCTATCTATTGCCTTAACAGATAGTGAGAGTGGATTTTATGATTATTTTTATGCAGATAAGATGAAATATTCAATCGATCAGGTTACATTTAGTGATAATTTTTTATTAAATTATGTAACTCCTTCTCAAATAAGCATGAGGGATGTTATAAAATTAATTAAAAAGCAAAATAATTTAATTGCAGATTCAAATATAAAAAATAATCTAGAAGGAGACTTATTAAGTTTAAATTTTTCAAATCTTTATTTAAATTATTTATACAATCAAGGTTATTATGTGGATGAATCTTATGTTTTTGAAAATTTGAACTACATGTATAATTTAAATTTAAATTTTAAACCCTATCAAGATAGAAGTATGAAGCAAAATTTGGCCCTGTTTAATCTTGAATTTTATCAAAAAATTAGTTTACCATTTTCAGTTTTATTTTTTATTTTTTTGGCTTTTTCAATGGGAATGTATTCTAATAGGAAATATTCCATTATTCTTGAGCTTGTAATTTCAATTATTATTTGTGTTTTTTATTGGGTGATGTTTATTGGTGGAAAGGTTTATACTGTGCAGTATGCACCAAATCCTGTTATTGTTACTATTTTGCCCAATTTAATTTTAATTATTGCAGGAGCAATTCTCTTTTTAAGATTGTTAAAAAAATGA
- the rpsO gene encoding 30S ribosomal protein S15, which yields MIDKKQKQKIVSEFGKNESDTGSVEVQIALITGRIKYLTEHLKINKKDHSSKRGLLKLVGQRRSLLRYYQKKDLEAYRVLISKLGLRK from the coding sequence ATGATAGATAAAAAGCAAAAGCAAAAAATAGTTTCTGAATTTGGAAAAAATGAAAGTGATACTGGTTCTGTTGAGGTTCAGATTGCGCTTATTACAGGTAGGATAAAGTATTTAACTGAGCATTTAAAGATAAATAAAAAAGATCATAGTTCAAAAAGAGGTTTGTTAAAGTTGGTAGGGCAAAGGCGAAGTTTATTGCGGTATTATCAGAAAAAAGATTTAGAGGCTTACAGGGTTTTGATATCTAAACTTGGTCTTAGAAAATAA
- the truB gene encoding tRNA pseudouridine(55) synthase TruB, producing MENGFLLINKEQGKTSFETLSLVKKYFNTNRVGHAGTLDKFASGILIGLVGKCTKLSSYFTSLDKEYIAEFRFGLETDTLDPNGKIVGKTDYIPNLEDIDLKLKEFVGEIYQSPPRFSSVHIDGSRAYKLALNGKFFEIKKRRVNIYSIQILSYDFSSSLLSLKINCSKGTYIRSIARDLAYSLNSRAYVSNLKRTKVGMFRLKDSTLCENLSKISLISLESLKSFEKVYIDHNKINLVKNGVYFEIKINIDEFKILKSREEKILAVIQGVSLNKYKYVIIL from the coding sequence TTGGAAAATGGATTCCTTTTAATTAATAAAGAGCAAGGTAAAACTTCTTTTGAAACTCTTTCCCTTGTGAAGAAATATTTTAATACAAATCGTGTTGGGCATGCTGGTACACTTGATAAATTTGCAAGTGGAATTTTGATTGGTCTTGTAGGAAAATGTACAAAGCTTTCAAGCTATTTTACTTCTTTAGATAAGGAGTATATAGCGGAATTTAGATTTGGATTAGAAACAGATACTCTTGATCCAAATGGAAAAATAGTTGGTAAAACAGATTATATCCCTAATTTAGAAGATATAGATTTAAAGCTTAAAGAGTTTGTAGGAGAGATTTATCAAAGTCCTCCTAGATTTTCTTCTGTTCATATTGATGGCAGCAGGGCTTATAAACTTGCTTTGAATGGAAAGTTTTTTGAAATTAAAAAACGAAGGGTGAATATTTATAGTATTCAAATATTAAGCTATGATTTTAGTTCTTCTTTGCTTAGTTTGAAAATTAACTGTTCTAAGGGCACCTATATAAGGAGTATTGCAAGGGATTTGGCTTATTCATTAAATTCTCGTGCATATGTTAGTAATTTAAAAAGAACTAAAGTAGGTATGTTTAGATTAAAAGATTCTACATTGTGTGAAAATTTAAGTAAAATCTCCTTAATTAGTCTAGAATCTTTAAAAAGTTTTGAAAAGGTTTACATTGATCATAATAAGATAAATCTTGTTAAAAATGGTGTTTATTTTGAAATTAAAATCAATATTGATGAATTTAAGATTTTAAAATCCAGAGAAGAGAAAATATTAGCAGTAATTCAAGGAGTGAGTTTGAATAAATACAAATATGTTATTATATTATAA
- the pnp gene encoding polyribonucleotide nucleotidyltransferase, with protein MRKILKLKIGGDELVFETGFMAKQANGSVLATYGGSSVLATVCCSSSVREDLDFVPLSVEYNEKYYAAGKIPGGFIKREGKPKDKEILVSRLIDRPMRPLFDKRFGREIQVIPTTLATDQLNPPDIVGMNAAFTAVYLSDIPFNGPIAAVRMVYLNGKFIVNPSFEEIHDSDLDIVVAGSLNGITMVEGGANEVSEDILLSAIDGAHEYIKQICNAQKEFLDIVGKKEKLPLAFEEKIFEFKEELRDFVYADLKEACFVKGKLNRDKAITLLRNKSYEYFSSLEKLTDSNESLFHKAFDDFEKEIVRNSILNDNIRTDGRTPGEIRDIISEVDILSRTHGSALFTRGETQALAVTTLGTSIDEQIMDDIDGDKRLNFMLHYNFPPFSVGETGRLITGRREIGHGHLAQRALESMIPEKNDFPYTIRVVSEVLESNGSSSMATVCAGSMSLMSAGVPVKEQVAGIAMGLISEGDKYVVLSDILGEEDHLGDMDFKVAGTKNGITGFQMDIKIENVTKNLMRDALEQARIGRIHILSIMNTVISNSRVGISKYAPKIVQLQIDIDKISLVIGSTGKTVKAITDEFEVKVQIEQNGKIILFGDDDFKIQKAKERIESIVRDPKVGEIYEGTVKKINSFGAFIELTPAKEGFLSTRLRPRDSKYGSGRLGNSNRYSRFGGGVDNVRGNVGLVRPPKLEEGQRIKVRIIDIDKFGKIDLEIVRDKDY; from the coding sequence TTGAGGAAAATATTAAAATTGAAAATAGGCGGAGACGAGTTAGTGTTTGAGACAGGATTTATGGCCAAACAGGCTAATGGATCGGTTCTTGCAACTTATGGGGGATCTTCTGTTCTTGCAACTGTTTGTTGCTCGAGTAGCGTGAGGGAAGATTTGGATTTTGTTCCGCTTTCTGTTGAATACAATGAGAAATATTATGCAGCTGGTAAAATTCCGGGAGGATTTATCAAAAGAGAAGGAAAACCAAAGGATAAAGAGATACTTGTTTCCAGGTTAATAGATAGGCCCATGAGGCCTCTTTTTGATAAAAGATTTGGTCGAGAAATTCAAGTAATTCCTACGACTTTAGCTACAGATCAGCTCAATCCTCCTGATATTGTTGGAATGAATGCTGCTTTTACGGCAGTTTATTTGTCAGATATTCCGTTTAACGGTCCAATTGCGGCTGTTAGAATGGTTTATTTGAATGGGAAGTTTATAGTAAATCCTTCCTTTGAAGAGATTCATGATTCTGATCTTGATATTGTTGTTGCCGGAAGTTTAAATGGAATTACTATGGTAGAAGGTGGTGCTAATGAGGTTAGTGAGGATATTTTGCTCTCAGCAATAGATGGTGCGCATGAGTATATTAAACAAATTTGTAATGCTCAAAAAGAATTTTTAGATATTGTAGGCAAGAAGGAAAAACTTCCTTTAGCTTTTGAAGAAAAAATATTTGAGTTTAAAGAGGAGCTTAGAGATTTTGTTTATGCTGATCTTAAAGAAGCTTGCTTTGTTAAGGGAAAGCTTAATAGAGATAAAGCTATAACTTTGCTGCGAAATAAATCTTATGAGTATTTTTCTTCTCTTGAGAAATTGACTGATAGTAATGAGTCTCTTTTTCATAAAGCTTTTGATGATTTTGAGAAGGAGATTGTTAGAAATTCAATTCTTAATGATAATATTAGAACAGATGGCAGAACTCCCGGTGAGATTAGAGATATTATTTCAGAAGTTGATATTTTAAGTAGAACGCATGGGTCTGCACTTTTTACAAGGGGAGAGACGCAAGCCTTAGCGGTAACTACTCTTGGTACAAGCATTGATGAGCAAATAATGGATGATATTGATGGCGATAAGCGCCTTAATTTTATGCTCCATTATAATTTCCCTCCATTTTCAGTTGGCGAGACTGGTAGACTTATAACCGGCAGGCGTGAGATTGGACATGGTCATTTGGCTCAAAGAGCTTTAGAATCAATGATTCCTGAAAAAAATGATTTTCCTTATACTATTAGAGTAGTTTCTGAAGTTTTAGAGTCTAATGGATCTTCTTCAATGGCTACTGTTTGTGCTGGGAGCATGTCTTTAATGTCAGCAGGGGTGCCTGTTAAAGAGCAAGTTGCAGGAATAGCTATGGGACTTATTAGCGAAGGGGATAAATATGTAGTTTTAAGTGATATTCTTGGAGAAGAGGATCATTTAGGTGATATGGACTTTAAAGTGGCTGGTACGAAAAATGGGATTACTGGGTTCCAAATGGATATAAAGATTGAAAATGTTACTAAAAATTTAATGAGGGATGCTCTTGAGCAGGCAAGAATAGGTAGAATACATATATTATCTATTATGAATACTGTAATTTCTAATTCAAGAGTTGGTATATCTAAGTATGCTCCCAAAATTGTTCAACTTCAAATTGATATTGACAAGATATCTCTTGTAATAGGATCTACTGGAAAAACCGTTAAGGCTATAACAGATGAATTTGAAGTTAAGGTTCAAATTGAACAGAATGGAAAAATTATTCTTTTCGGGGATGATGATTTTAAGATCCAAAAGGCTAAAGAAAGAATAGAAAGTATTGTAAGAGATCCAAAGGTGGGCGAAATTTATGAAGGAACTGTTAAAAAGATTAATAGCTTTGGGGCTTTTATTGAACTTACTCCTGCAAAGGAAGGATTTTTAAGTACTCGTTTGAGACCCAGAGACAGCAAGTATGGTTCTGGAAGACTTGGAAATAGTAATAGGTATTCTAGATTTGGTGGGGGTGTAGATAATGTAAGAGGTAATGTGGGGTTAGTTCGACCTCCAAAACTAGAAGAAGGTCAGCGAATTAAAGTGAGAATAATTGATATAGACAAATTTGGGAAAATTGATCTTGAAATTGTTAGAGATAAAGATTATTAA
- a CDS encoding LptF/LptG family permease, translated as MKIDKLFVKSIILTFLSMNLLFMILIILGDLFVNLLNYLEKNIGFKDILYIYYLYLPKAFSDGVALSFLFAISNLIGNLSMRNEIIGLFSCGVPLTRILKPIILISLFISVFLFFFDNYLVIDTVARRDILIKNSIGNSESGDKTIIIRDFAREIYNIKSYDIDENTFMNLMIVIKDSKDEFQTRYDVSKAEWKDNKWKLYGIREFVKVGKKIKENFYDVLDGTGIIKLAPDYIRTVMLSSKALNFTKLINWISFLKAERLNYSDALFDLLNRVFFSFRLILLSFTVGFIALALKKNIFILSLLNSIAFAVVYVISIVIFNFLADLGYLHIYIASSFTTIFFLIINVFVYRIVRK; from the coding sequence ATGAAAATAGATAAGCTTTTTGTAAAAAGCATCATTCTTACTTTTTTGTCCATGAACTTACTTTTCATGATTTTAATTATACTTGGTGATTTATTTGTCAATCTTCTTAATTATCTTGAAAAGAATATTGGTTTTAAGGATATTCTTTATATTTATTATTTATATTTGCCGAAGGCGTTTTCAGATGGAGTGGCTTTATCTTTTCTTTTTGCTATTTCCAATCTTATTGGTAATCTTTCTATGAGAAATGAAATAATAGGTCTTTTTAGTTGTGGTGTTCCACTTACCAGGATATTAAAACCAATCATTTTAATTAGTTTATTTATTTCAGTTTTTCTTTTCTTTTTTGATAATTATTTGGTAATAGATACTGTAGCAAGAAGAGATATTCTTATTAAGAATAGCATTGGCAATAGTGAATCTGGAGATAAAACTATAATAATAAGAGATTTTGCTAGGGAAATTTATAATATTAAATCTTATGATATTGATGAGAATACTTTTATGAATTTAATGATTGTGATTAAAGACAGTAAAGATGAGTTTCAAACAAGGTATGATGTAAGTAAAGCTGAATGGAAAGATAATAAATGGAAGCTTTATGGTATTAGAGAGTTTGTTAAGGTTGGTAAAAAAATTAAAGAGAATTTCTACGATGTTCTTGATGGGACAGGAATTATTAAGCTGGCGCCCGATTACATAAGAACTGTGATGCTTTCATCAAAGGCGTTAAATTTTACAAAACTTATTAATTGGATAAGTTTTCTTAAAGCCGAACGTTTAAATTATTCTGATGCATTGTTTGATTTGTTGAATAGGGTATTCTTTTCGTTTAGATTAATTCTTCTTAGCTTTACTGTTGGGTTTATTGCTCTTGCTCTTAAAAAAAATATTTTTATACTCAGTTTATTAAATAGCATTGCTTTTGCTGTTGTTTATGTTATTTCTATTGTAATTTTTAATTTTTTAGCGGATCTAGGTTATTTGCATATATATATAGCAAGCTCTTTTACAACTATATTTTTTTTGATTATCAATGTTTTTGTTTATAGGATTGTTAGAAAATAA